Proteins co-encoded in one Gammaproteobacteria bacterium genomic window:
- a CDS encoding type II secretion system protein, which produces MKQSSHSPQAGFTLVELAVVLVIVGLLIGGVLLPLGQRVETNRIKETQARLDAVKQALIGFAIQHGRLPCPAAPNIATGATNAGVERATCTTAATSWGVVPWQTLGVEETDAWGRRFGYRVTPAYASAAPTFTLATAGTLYVLPASTTPLSGALAAQVPAVIVSFGKNGRGGYTSSGTQGPTGGAGADEQDNFNGAANDNFVSHVESSNFDDDVVWLPTSVLMYNMVQAGRLP; this is translated from the coding sequence ATGAAACAGTCCAGTCATTCACCCCAAGCGGGGTTTACACTGGTCGAACTGGCCGTGGTACTGGTCATCGTCGGCCTGTTGATCGGCGGCGTTCTGCTGCCGCTCGGCCAGCGCGTCGAAACCAACCGCATCAAGGAGACCCAGGCGCGCCTCGACGCCGTGAAGCAGGCTCTGATCGGTTTCGCCATTCAGCATGGACGGCTGCCGTGCCCCGCTGCGCCGAATATCGCGACCGGCGCCACCAACGCCGGCGTGGAGCGCGCCACCTGCACCACGGCGGCGACCTCCTGGGGCGTGGTGCCCTGGCAGACCCTGGGGGTGGAGGAAACCGATGCCTGGGGCCGGCGCTTCGGATATCGGGTCACGCCGGCCTACGCCAGTGCGGCACCGACCTTCACGTTGGCGACGGCCGGCACCCTCTACGTGCTTCCGGCGTCGACCACGCCGCTGAGCGGTGCGCTGGCGGCGCAGGTGCCCGCGGTAATCGTGTCCTTCGGTAAAAACGGGCGCGGCGGCTACACCTCGAGCGGCACTCAGGGGCCGACCGGCGGTGCCGGTGCCGACGAGCAGGACAATTTCAACGGTGCGGCGAACGACAATTTCGTCAGCCATGTCGAGAGTTCGAATTTCGACGATGACGTCGTGTGGCTGCCGACCTCGGTGTTGATGTACAACATGGTTCAGGCCGGCCGCCTGCCCTGA